Proteins encoded within one genomic window of Diorhabda sublineata isolate icDioSubl1.1 chromosome 1, icDioSubl1.1, whole genome shotgun sequence:
- the LOC130452898 gene encoding polycomb group protein Psc-like isoform X1, with product MAEMDKKRGGKILVRDLNSVITCRLCEGYLIDATSLTECDHVFCRACILRHFDNTKTGCPTCNTFYKKKSQTCFRADPQTQALVYKLVPSLFAKESQRREDFYRSTGVRASSSCSDDSVIERERDMMNDQEEIISKAFGGKNQFLSPEDLISLSLEYYQTHLDTTDIEEPAINSPFNGTISKTQVVNDISDSVNKIKDSESCKSDKDSNKKDENENNCDKRFLQCPAAVSMKHLQKFIRMKFGLTGDHRVDIIYKGEVLKKDFSLMDVAYTFNWKREKPMRFFYRIFTPLKIRPIKIVNTTLLGGGKQLQIVPVKSTSETQRSPVPKEEKVEKLEVKATLLEETEDQKNHKERLFAHLQLQSKTQAEKESKKVPEKPQPKDCVFEYEEPDQEEIKRFAEIRDREWAKKLDEERRKQENEEYSPHHFSKKRKKNKHSKNEFNSHKKRKLHAEIASNQEDLKLKVKITNNGHKHKHHKSSQLSEKEKSNTEMSSKEKLLQMRQVRHKHIASEDKNVQTSLIQNNADKVEEKVEEVKIKASEDIKKLKIKVTEPSTKVTESAILPKQTSEPTSTSPKVGTFLESSSPKTGFTVKNPAEKEWGKKLPTVNLDKNEQTENQAFLKAFHAYAEKYHNEKNQQNKLKTAKKLNMEKQTQQPKTEINKITTNNKSLNLKLANLQQRCTIEPKQPEKNILTHYPPGFTVSKIEQGVKRKPEENDNVNDKRPSLEITLINPTNIQITTPKPIEKLPIKRPPPATIPLEKIKKSVNLKSGISIIPKMPDNNAPLDLSNKSPEASPRNSPKIETPNGLTITTNRQLNALNRPGDKNNVAALSNLQMLSKVATEQTNLNNKPQTTPNKPRPQMPNLQTLKIPNLQNSVQMKTPNLQKLPKLNEIQKFRPTGQIRNVRPNQNQNIRNIPNPSLLINRQQNQNRIGINNATDTPKTTTTSTSSNTNNSVKTLDSKMQEKKEISV from the exons ATGGCTGAAATGGATAAAAAACGTGGTGGAAAAATTCTCGTTAGAGATTTGAATAGCGTCATTACTTGCAGGCTTTGCGAGGGTTATTTAATAGACGCAACATCTTTAACGGAATGCGATCACGTGt TTTGCCGAGCTTGCATCCTCCGACATTTTGATAATACCAAAACCGGCTGTCCGACTTGCAACACTTTCTacaagaaaaaatcacaaaCTTGCTTCag GGCTGATCCCCAAACTCAAGCTTTGGTATACAAACTAGTCCCTTCTCTATTCGCCAAGGAATCTCAACGAAGAGAAGACTTCTACAGAAGCACCGGCGTCAGGGCGTCGAGTTCCTGCAGCGACGACAGCGTCATAGAAAGAGAAAGAGACATGATGAATGATCAGGAGGAGATT atctCGAAAGCGTTCGGTGGTAAAAACCAATTTCTTAGTCCCGAAGATCTAATTTCGTTATCTTTGGAATACTACCAGACACATTTGGACACCACAGATATAGAAGAACCCGCGATAAATTCCCCGTTTAATGGTACTATATCTAAGACGCAGGTCGTTAACGATATTAGTGAtagtgtaaataaaattaaagacaGTGAAAGTTGTAAAAGTGATAAagattctaataaaaaagacGAGAATGAAAACAATTGTGATAAAAGATTTTTACAGTGTCCAGCCGCTGTTTCTATGAAACATCTACAGAAATTCATAAGGATGAAATTCGGACTCACCGGGGACCATAGa GTGGATATTATATATAAGGGAGAAGTTTTGAAGAAGGACTTCAGTTTGATGGATGTCGCTTATACTTTCAACTGGAAAAGG gaaAAACCGATGAGATTCTTCTATAGGATCTTTACTCCTCTGAAGATAAGACCCATAAAGATAGTTAATACGACTTTACTAGGAGGCGGTAAACAATTACAAATAGTACCTGTTAAATCAACTTCGGAAACGCAACGTTCACCTGTTcctaaagaagaaaaagttgaaaaactcgAAGTGAAAGCAACTTTATTAGAAGAAACCGAAGATCagaaaaatcacaaagaaaGACTCTTCGCTCACTTACAATTACAAAGTAAAACTCAAGCtgaaaaagaaagtaaaaaagTACCTGAAAAACCTCAACCAAAAGACTGTGTTTTCGAATACGAAGAACCCGACCAAGAGGAAATAAAGAGATTCGCCGAAATAAGAGATAGAGAATGGGCGAAGAAATTAGACGAAGAAAGACGCaaacaagaaaatgaagaatactCGCCGCACCATTTCagtaaaaagagaaaaaagaataaGCATTCGAAGAACGAATTTAATAGTCATAAGAAACGTAAATTACACGCCGAAATAGCTTCTaatcaagaagatttaaaattaaaagtgaaaataacaaataacgGCCATAAACATAAACATCACAAAAGTTCACAACTTtccgaaaaagaaaaatcaaacacCGAAATGAGTTCGAAAGAAAAATTACTCCAAATGCGACAAGTGAGACATAAACATATTGCCAGTGAAGACAAAAACGTTCAAACAAGTTTAATACAGAATAATGCGGATAAAGTAGAAGAGAAAGTAgaagaagtaaaaataaaagcgtcggaagatattaaaaaattgaaaataaaagtaacggAACCTTCAACGAAAGTAACAGAATCGGCAATACTTCCGAAACAAACAAGCGAACCTACTAGTACCAGTCCTAAAGTAGGTACTTTCCTAGAATCCAGTAGTCCTAAAACCGGATTCACCGTCAAAAATCCAGCCGAAAAAGAATGGGGAAAGAAACTACCGACCGttaatttagataaaaacgAACAAACCGAAAATCAAGCGTTTCTCAAAGCCTTCCACGCTTACGCCGAAAAATACCACAACgaaaaaaaccaacaaaataaattgaaaacagcCAAAAAGttaaatatggaaaaacaaacACAACAACCAAAGactgaaatcaataaaataacaacaaaCAATAAATCGTTGAATCTAAAATTAGCTAATTTACAACAGAGATGCACAATCGAACCGAAACAACcggaaaaaaatatactaaCTCATTATCCACCCGGATTTACAGTTAGTAAAATAGAACAAGGGGTGAAAAGAAAACCCGAAGAAAACGATAACGTAAACGATAAAAGACCGAGTCTAGAAATAACACTAATCAACCCCACCAACATCCAAATAACTACACCGAAACCAATAGAAAAACTACCAATAAAAAGACCACCGCCTGCAACAATtcctttagaaaaaataaaaaaatccgtTAATCTAAAATCCGGTATAAGCATAATACCTAAAATGCCCGACAATAACGCCCCGTTAGACTTATCGAATAAATCCCCCGAAGCATCCCCCAGAAATTCCCCGAAAATAGAAACCCCTAACGGTCTCACGATCACAACCAATCGACAATTGAACGCTCTAAATCGACCCGGAGATAAAAACAACGTCGCGGCTTTATCCAACCTCCAAATGTTATCTAAAGTAGCTACCGAGCAAACGAACCTTAACAACAAACCGCAAACCACCCCAAACAAACCCAGACCCCAAATGCCCAATTTACAAACGTTAAAAATACccaatttacaaaattcagttcaaatgaaaacgcccaatttacaaaaattaccGAAATTGAacgaaa
- the LOC130452898 gene encoding putative uncharacterized protein DDB_G0290989 isoform X2: MMNDQEEIISKAFGGKNQFLSPEDLISLSLEYYQTHLDTTDIEEPAINSPFNGTISKTQVVNDISDSVNKIKDSESCKSDKDSNKKDENENNCDKRFLQCPAAVSMKHLQKFIRMKFGLTGDHRVDIIYKGEVLKKDFSLMDVAYTFNWKREKPMRFFYRIFTPLKIRPIKIVNTTLLGGGKQLQIVPVKSTSETQRSPVPKEEKVEKLEVKATLLEETEDQKNHKERLFAHLQLQSKTQAEKESKKVPEKPQPKDCVFEYEEPDQEEIKRFAEIRDREWAKKLDEERRKQENEEYSPHHFSKKRKKNKHSKNEFNSHKKRKLHAEIASNQEDLKLKVKITNNGHKHKHHKSSQLSEKEKSNTEMSSKEKLLQMRQVRHKHIASEDKNVQTSLIQNNADKVEEKVEEVKIKASEDIKKLKIKVTEPSTKVTESAILPKQTSEPTSTSPKVGTFLESSSPKTGFTVKNPAEKEWGKKLPTVNLDKNEQTENQAFLKAFHAYAEKYHNEKNQQNKLKTAKKLNMEKQTQQPKTEINKITTNNKSLNLKLANLQQRCTIEPKQPEKNILTHYPPGFTVSKIEQGVKRKPEENDNVNDKRPSLEITLINPTNIQITTPKPIEKLPIKRPPPATIPLEKIKKSVNLKSGISIIPKMPDNNAPLDLSNKSPEASPRNSPKIETPNGLTITTNRQLNALNRPGDKNNVAALSNLQMLSKVATEQTNLNNKPQTTPNKPRPQMPNLQTLKIPNLQNSVQMKTPNLQKLPKLNEIQKFRPTGQIRNVRPNQNQNIRNIPNPSLLINRQQNQNRIGINNATDTPKTTTTSTSSNTNNSVKTLDSKMQEKKEISV; encoded by the exons ATGATGAATGATCAGGAGGAGATT atctCGAAAGCGTTCGGTGGTAAAAACCAATTTCTTAGTCCCGAAGATCTAATTTCGTTATCTTTGGAATACTACCAGACACATTTGGACACCACAGATATAGAAGAACCCGCGATAAATTCCCCGTTTAATGGTACTATATCTAAGACGCAGGTCGTTAACGATATTAGTGAtagtgtaaataaaattaaagacaGTGAAAGTTGTAAAAGTGATAAagattctaataaaaaagacGAGAATGAAAACAATTGTGATAAAAGATTTTTACAGTGTCCAGCCGCTGTTTCTATGAAACATCTACAGAAATTCATAAGGATGAAATTCGGACTCACCGGGGACCATAGa GTGGATATTATATATAAGGGAGAAGTTTTGAAGAAGGACTTCAGTTTGATGGATGTCGCTTATACTTTCAACTGGAAAAGG gaaAAACCGATGAGATTCTTCTATAGGATCTTTACTCCTCTGAAGATAAGACCCATAAAGATAGTTAATACGACTTTACTAGGAGGCGGTAAACAATTACAAATAGTACCTGTTAAATCAACTTCGGAAACGCAACGTTCACCTGTTcctaaagaagaaaaagttgaaaaactcgAAGTGAAAGCAACTTTATTAGAAGAAACCGAAGATCagaaaaatcacaaagaaaGACTCTTCGCTCACTTACAATTACAAAGTAAAACTCAAGCtgaaaaagaaagtaaaaaagTACCTGAAAAACCTCAACCAAAAGACTGTGTTTTCGAATACGAAGAACCCGACCAAGAGGAAATAAAGAGATTCGCCGAAATAAGAGATAGAGAATGGGCGAAGAAATTAGACGAAGAAAGACGCaaacaagaaaatgaagaatactCGCCGCACCATTTCagtaaaaagagaaaaaagaataaGCATTCGAAGAACGAATTTAATAGTCATAAGAAACGTAAATTACACGCCGAAATAGCTTCTaatcaagaagatttaaaattaaaagtgaaaataacaaataacgGCCATAAACATAAACATCACAAAAGTTCACAACTTtccgaaaaagaaaaatcaaacacCGAAATGAGTTCGAAAGAAAAATTACTCCAAATGCGACAAGTGAGACATAAACATATTGCCAGTGAAGACAAAAACGTTCAAACAAGTTTAATACAGAATAATGCGGATAAAGTAGAAGAGAAAGTAgaagaagtaaaaataaaagcgtcggaagatattaaaaaattgaaaataaaagtaacggAACCTTCAACGAAAGTAACAGAATCGGCAATACTTCCGAAACAAACAAGCGAACCTACTAGTACCAGTCCTAAAGTAGGTACTTTCCTAGAATCCAGTAGTCCTAAAACCGGATTCACCGTCAAAAATCCAGCCGAAAAAGAATGGGGAAAGAAACTACCGACCGttaatttagataaaaacgAACAAACCGAAAATCAAGCGTTTCTCAAAGCCTTCCACGCTTACGCCGAAAAATACCACAACgaaaaaaaccaacaaaataaattgaaaacagcCAAAAAGttaaatatggaaaaacaaacACAACAACCAAAGactgaaatcaataaaataacaacaaaCAATAAATCGTTGAATCTAAAATTAGCTAATTTACAACAGAGATGCACAATCGAACCGAAACAACcggaaaaaaatatactaaCTCATTATCCACCCGGATTTACAGTTAGTAAAATAGAACAAGGGGTGAAAAGAAAACCCGAAGAAAACGATAACGTAAACGATAAAAGACCGAGTCTAGAAATAACACTAATCAACCCCACCAACATCCAAATAACTACACCGAAACCAATAGAAAAACTACCAATAAAAAGACCACCGCCTGCAACAATtcctttagaaaaaataaaaaaatccgtTAATCTAAAATCCGGTATAAGCATAATACCTAAAATGCCCGACAATAACGCCCCGTTAGACTTATCGAATAAATCCCCCGAAGCATCCCCCAGAAATTCCCCGAAAATAGAAACCCCTAACGGTCTCACGATCACAACCAATCGACAATTGAACGCTCTAAATCGACCCGGAGATAAAAACAACGTCGCGGCTTTATCCAACCTCCAAATGTTATCTAAAGTAGCTACCGAGCAAACGAACCTTAACAACAAACCGCAAACCACCCCAAACAAACCCAGACCCCAAATGCCCAATTTACAAACGTTAAAAATACccaatttacaaaattcagttcaaatgaaaacgcccaatttacaaaaattaccGAAATTGAacgaaa